TCGATCCGCAGCAGGGTCTTGGAGAAGTCGAAGAGCACACCTTTGATCGTCGTCATGACCGCCATCCTGCCCACCGTGCGGCTCCGCTCACCTCGGGCCGGGGCGCATACCCGGTGTACGCCGCTGCCGCCGCGGCCACCAGCGCCCCGCCCAGCAGCCAGCCCCCGACGACGTCCGACAGCCAGTGCACCCCCAGATACACCCGGGTGAAGCCGACGCCGGCGACCGAGACCACGGCCACCGCCCGGGCCGTCCAGCGCCACAGCGGACGCGCCCCGCCCAGCCGCAGCACCCACAGCACCAGTGCGCCCGCGACCAGCGCGGACATCGCATGCCCCGACGGGAACGCCGCGTAATGCGCGGTGTCCACCGGGTCCGCCCAGACCGGACGGTCGCGGCCGACCACGGCCTTCAGTACCTGCTGCAGCCCCGTCCCGACGAGCGCGGTGACCGCCACCCAGACTGCGAGCAGCCGCTCACCGCGCCGTACGAGCAGGACGACCGCCCCCACGAGCACCGCGCGCATCATCCACGGGTCCCACAGCCAGTCGCTGAGCACCCGGTTGAGCCGGGTCCAGCCGGGCGCGGCGACGGCCGTCCGGTGCAGCACACCGGCAAGCGCGCGGTCCACCGACATCAAGGGCCCCCAGCCCATGGCGACCAGGGTGAGCAGCAGGCCGAAGACGACCGTGCACAGGACGGCGCACGGGAGGGCCGGGACGCGACGGGCGGGGTCGGCGCGGCGGTCGTCGTCCACGGCGGACGACCGGACGGAGGGCTGCGGCGTCGGTGGCATACGTCGATCCTCGCCGATACCCGGCGTTCCGGGCGAGGGGGCCACGCCCCAGGGGGTCGATCCCTACGTCAGGGCACTCAACCCGGGCATAAAGGTCACCAGCAGCGGCACCGCCGGCACCAGCGCCGCCACCGCCGTCATCCGCAGCCGGCGGCCGGGGGTGAAGCGCGGGGCGGGGGCCAGCAGCCGGTCCACCCGCTCCGGTACCTGGGCGAGCTGGGCCGGGCAGGGGCCGAACACCCCGCGGTCCTCGTTGAGTTCGACCAGGGCCAGGGCGATCGTCCGCCGGCCGAAGCGGCGCGAGGCCACATCGTCGGCGGCCAGCTCGACCAGCCGGTGCACCTGGTCGCGGAACGCGGCGAAGACCGGGACCTGCGGAAAACCGGCGGCCAGCGCCGAGGCGCAGTACAGCAGGAGATCGTGCCGGGCCCGCGCATGGCCCTGCTCATGGGCGATCAGCGCATCGAGCTGATGCCCCTTCAGTCGACGCAACGCCGAAGTGGTGATGACCAGTTGGGGCGAGGCGTGGGACAGCCACCAGGCCTCCGGGCGGTCCCCCTCCAGGACGACCAGACGCTCCCCGGAGGGCTCCTCGCCGGGCAGCAACGGGGAGCGGCGCAGCAGCTCGGCCCGCCGCTGCCGGCGACGGGCGCGTACCGCCCGTACCTCGCGGGTCAGGGCGACGGCCGTCCAGGCGCCGCCACCCGCCAGCAGCAGGGCCAGCGCCCCGGCCCAGGGCCCGTGCGCCTGGAGCGCGTACGCCTCGACGACGACCCGTGGGGCGAACCCGAACACCGGGCTGCGCACGCCCTCCCAGGCGGCGGCCGCGCTCAGCGACATCGCGAGCAGACAGCACAGCAGCACACCGGCGACCACGCACTGCCACACCCACAGGGCGAGCACCGGTTCCCGGTCGGGCCAGTCGGAACGGGCCATCAGCCGTGGCGCCATTGCCGCGGCCAGCACGCCGAGCATCATCAGCGCGAGAGGGACCATCATGCCGTCACCCTATGAGCGCACGACTACCCGTTGGTACGGCCACGCGTCGGAAGTGATGCATACCACCCCCGCAACAGGTGTGAACGGTCAACGGACGCGCCCATGGCGCCGAACCGTTCGGCGGGGCGTCGTCGCAGCTCACAGCGCCAGCAGCATCGCCAGCATGCCGATCCCCATCGCCACCCGGCAGGCCCGCAGCACCCCGGCGCCCGCCGCCGCCACCGCCCCGCCCGCCGGCGCCTCCACAGCCCCCGCGCCCGCCGCCGGCGCCAGCCGGACCCCCGCAGCGAGGACGTACCCCGTGAAGTAGACGAGCAACAGCCCTGTCAGCAACGGCACACCGCCCGGCGCTGTGTGCGCCATCGGGCCCGTTCCGCCCGCCTGGTCCATCTGGCCCAGATGGCCTATTGGGCTCATCTGGTTCATCTGCCCTGTGTGGCCCGGCTGTTGGGACGGCATCACCATCGCGAGTGCCATGTACGCCATGGCCAGGGCACCGACCGCATGGTGCAGATGGCGCCGCGCCAGCGCCCACAGGCCCGCCGCCCCGAACACCGCGGTGAACAGCCACGGCGACCACGACGGCGGCGCCACCGGCCAGGCCATCGCCGCCATCCCCAGCGCCATCAGCCCCTCGCCGCGCGCCTCGCCCCGCTGCGCGGCCGGACCGGTACGCGCCCGCCACAGGCAGTACGCGCCGGCGGCGGCACCCAGCAGCACCAGCAGCCAGCCGACCCACACCGGTCCGTGCACGGAGCACCTCCCCCTCGTACCCGTACGCATCGGGGGCAGGATGCCCGCCGGGCGCCCGGCACACGGGAGCGCACGGGCGCAAGGGGGGAGCGCGGCGGTGTTGCCCGCCGGGACCGTTTTTCCGCCCCGGCCGGACGCGGCCGCGGAGACGGACTCAGGGGCGGTAGCGCAGCGGATGGTCCGCCGGGACCTGGGTCAGCACGATCCGGTGGCCGTCCGGGTCGGCGATCCACATCTCGATCAGCCCCCAAGGCTCCTGTACGGGCTCGCGCAGCACCTCCACCCCGTGCGCCAGCAGCTCCTGGTGTGCCTCGGCCGCGTCCGCCACCTGGAGCCACAGCTGGAGGGTCCCGGTGGCCGGGCCGGCGGCGTGGCCGGACACCTCCAGGAAGCCGCCGCCGAGGAAGTAGACCGTGCCGCGCTCGGGCCCCGTACCGAATTCCCGGTAGATCTCCAGACCCAGCGCCTTGCCGTAGAACGCCCGCGACCGCTCGGGATCGGCCGGCCGCAACAGCACCCTGCTGCTCAGTACGTGCACCATGGCTGGACCCTACGCCGACGGCCGCGCACGGCCGGGCACCCACCGCCGGAAGACCGTGACGAAAGGCCCTGACGCCGTACACCCGCCGGTTGTTAGCCTCCTCGAAGCACCCGTCCGCCGAGAGGACTCCGCGCACCATGCCCACCAGCGAGCTGACCTTCCGTACCGCCCTCGATGCCGATGTCCCCGGGCTCGTCGGCCTGATCGAGTCGGCCTACCGCGGCGATGTGAGCCGCAGCGGCTGGACGACGGAGGCGGACCTGCTGGCGGGGCGGCGCACCGACCCGGACGCGGTCACCGCCGTGGTGCGCCACGAGACCGGCCGGCTGCTGATCGCCGAGCGGGACGGTGAGCTGATCGCCTGCTGCCAGATCGAACACCGCGGGGACCACGCGTACTTCGGTATGTTCGCGGTGCGCCCGGAGCTCCAGGGCGGCGGCCTCGGCAAGGTGATCCTCGCGGAGGCGGAGCGGACCGCCCAGGAGATCTGGGACGCCCGGGAGATGCGGATGACGGTCATCCGGCAGCGCACGGAGCTGATCGCCTGGTACGAGCGCCGCGGCTACCGGCGCACCGGGGAGCGCACCCCGTTCCCGTACGGCGACGAGCGCTTCGGCATCCCCCAGCGCCCCGACCTGGAATTCGAGCTGCTGGTCAAGCCGCTCGGCTGACCTCTGTCCCGTTGACCGGCCGCGGGTCCGGACGGGGAACGCCTTGGTGCGGAGGCGGAGGTGCACGCGGATCACGCGCGCCGGCTCACCCACGCCAAGGCCCGTCGCACTGTTAGCGTTTGGCCTTTGAACGAGGGGCGGCATCAGATGACATCGACCACGTTTCGCATCGGCGGGGACCTGGGCATACGGCGGCTCGGGTTCGGAGCCATGCGCCTGCCGACCGAGCCGGGCCCCGCCCGGGAGGCCTCCCTCGCGCTCGCGCGAAGGGCCGTCGAGCTGGGCGTCACGCTGATCGATACCGCCCACATGTACGGCTGGGGAGCGAACGAGGAGCTTCTCGCCGAGGCGCTGCACCCCTATGCGGACGGGCTGCTCATCACCACCAAGGTCGGCATCGCGCGATCGGCGTCCGCCGGCGAGTGGAGTCACGACGGGCGGCCGGACTCGCTGCGCGATCAGGTCGAGAACGCCCTCCGTCGGTTGCGGGTGGAGCGGATCGAGCTGCTCCAGCTGCATCGCATCGATCCGCAGGTGCCCCTCGCCGACCAGCTCGGCGCGTTGCGGGAGCTCCAGGTCCAGGGCAAGGTCGGCCGGATCGGGTTGTCGGAGGTGACCGTCACCGAACTCGGCCGGGCGCGCGAGTTCATCGACGTCGCGAGCGTGCAGAACCGCTACAGCCTTCTCGACCGCGAGCACGAGCCGGTGCTCGCGGCCTGCGAGGCCGCGGGGATCGCGTTCCTGCCGTGGAGGCCGGTCGCCGGAGCGGCGTCAGGCGCGGCGGCCGAGGTGGCCGCCGTGGCGGCCGAACTCGGTGCCACCCCGGCCCAGGTCTCCCTCGCGTGGCTTCTCGACCGTTCGCCGGTCATCCTCCCGATCCCGGGCACCGCCCGGATCGCTCACCTGGAGGAGAACCTCGCCGCGGCACATCTCCGGCTGACCCCGGACCACCGTGACCGCCTCGACCGGTTGGCCGAGCAGGCCTAGGGGGTGTCCGGGCCCGCAGCTGGTCAAGGCGACAGCACGCAGGCCCGGGGCCGGCGGCCGCCGTTCACAGCCGTCCCGCCTGGATGATCCGCTGCAGGAACTGCCGGGTGCGGTCGTGCTGCGGATCGCCGAAGACCTGCTCCGACGTGCCGCGCTCCAGCACCACCCCGCCGTCCAGGAAGCACACCTGGTCGGCGACCTCCCGCGCGAAGCCCATCTCATGGGTGGCGATGACCATGGTCATGCCCTCCTCCTTGAGCTCGCGGACGACGCCGAGCACCTCGCCGACCAGTTCCGGGTCGAGCGCCGCGGTGATCTCGTCGAGCAGCAGCAGCCGGGGCCGCCCGGCCAGCGCACGGACGATCGCGACCCGCTGCTGCTGGCCGCCGCTGAGCCGGTCCGGGTACTCGCCGGCCCGTCCGCCGAGCCCCAGCCGCTCCAGCAGCTCGTGGGCCCGCGCCTCCGCCTCGGCGCGCGGCACCCCGTGCACCCGGCGGGGCGCCAGCGTGATGTTGTCCAGCACGGTCATGTGCGGGAAGAGGTTGTAGGCCTGGAAGACCACACCGATCCGGCGGCGCACCGCGTCCACGTCGGCCCGCGGATCGGTGATCTCCGCACCGTCCAGGAAGATCGCGCCGTCGTCGATCTCCTCCAGCAGATTCGCGCAGCGCAGCAGGGTGGACTTGCCCGACCCCGAGGCGCCGATCAGCGCGGTCACGGTGTGCGGCGGGACCTCCAGATCCACATCCCGCAGGACGACCGTGCCCCGCCCGTAGG
This genomic stretch from Streptomyces nigrescens harbors:
- a CDS encoding phosphatase PAP2 family protein translates to MPPTPQPSVRSSAVDDDRRADPARRVPALPCAVLCTVVFGLLLTLVAMGWGPLMSVDRALAGVLHRTAVAAPGWTRLNRVLSDWLWDPWMMRAVLVGAVVLLVRRGERLLAVWVAVTALVGTGLQQVLKAVVGRDRPVWADPVDTAHYAAFPSGHAMSALVAGALVLWVLRLGGARPLWRWTARAVAVVSVAGVGFTRVYLGVHWLSDVVGGWLLGGALVAAAAAAYTGYAPRPEVSGAARWAGWRS
- a CDS encoding M56 family metallopeptidase; translation: MMVPLALMMLGVLAAAMAPRLMARSDWPDREPVLALWVWQCVVAGVLLCCLLAMSLSAAAAWEGVRSPVFGFAPRVVVEAYALQAHGPWAGALALLLAGGGAWTAVALTREVRAVRARRRQRRAELLRRSPLLPGEEPSGERLVVLEGDRPEAWWLSHASPQLVITTSALRRLKGHQLDALIAHEQGHARARHDLLLYCASALAAGFPQVPVFAAFRDQVHRLVELAADDVASRRFGRRTIALALVELNEDRGVFGPCPAQLAQVPERVDRLLAPAPRFTPGRRLRMTAVAALVPAVPLLVTFMPGLSALT
- a CDS encoding DUF5134 domain-containing protein, translating into MHGPVWVGWLLVLLGAAAGAYCLWRARTGPAAQRGEARGEGLMALGMAAMAWPVAPPSWSPWLFTAVFGAAGLWALARRHLHHAVGALAMAYMALAMVMPSQQPGHTGQMNQMSPIGHLGQMDQAGGTGPMAHTAPGGVPLLTGLLLVYFTGYVLAAGVRLAPAAGAGAVEAPAGGAVAAAGAGVLRACRVAMGIGMLAMLLAL
- a CDS encoding VOC family protein encodes the protein MVHVLSSRVLLRPADPERSRAFYGKALGLEIYREFGTGPERGTVYFLGGGFLEVSGHAAGPATGTLQLWLQVADAAEAHQELLAHGVEVLREPVQEPWGLIEMWIADPDGHRIVLTQVPADHPLRYRP
- a CDS encoding GNAT family N-acetyltransferase gives rise to the protein MPTSELTFRTALDADVPGLVGLIESAYRGDVSRSGWTTEADLLAGRRTDPDAVTAVVRHETGRLLIAERDGELIACCQIEHRGDHAYFGMFAVRPELQGGGLGKVILAEAERTAQEIWDAREMRMTVIRQRTELIAWYERRGYRRTGERTPFPYGDERFGIPQRPDLEFELLVKPLG
- a CDS encoding aldo/keto reductase, which codes for MTSTTFRIGGDLGIRRLGFGAMRLPTEPGPAREASLALARRAVELGVTLIDTAHMYGWGANEELLAEALHPYADGLLITTKVGIARSASAGEWSHDGRPDSLRDQVENALRRLRVERIELLQLHRIDPQVPLADQLGALRELQVQGKVGRIGLSEVTVTELGRAREFIDVASVQNRYSLLDREHEPVLAACEAAGIAFLPWRPVAGAASGAAAEVAAVAAELGATPAQVSLAWLLDRSPVILPIPGTARIAHLEENLAAAHLRLTPDHRDRLDRLAEQA
- a CDS encoding amino acid ABC transporter ATP-binding protein, producing MSTTDDTPRPAVETAGPAAPDGGPVLRLESVRKTYGRGTVVLRDVDLEVPPHTVTALIGASGSGKSTLLRCANLLEEIDDGAIFLDGAEITDPRADVDAVRRRIGVVFQAYNLFPHMTVLDNITLAPRRVHGVPRAEAEARAHELLERLGLGGRAGEYPDRLSGGQQQRVAIVRALAGRPRLLLLDEITAALDPELVGEVLGVVRELKEEGMTMVIATHEMGFAREVADQVCFLDGGVVLERGTSEQVFGDPQHDRTRQFLQRIIQAGRL